One region of Quercus lobata isolate SW786 chromosome 2, ValleyOak3.0 Primary Assembly, whole genome shotgun sequence genomic DNA includes:
- the LOC115977170 gene encoding uncharacterized protein LOC115977170 translates to MAGGRRRPAKTQKNKSNSNNSSSNNKGRRRGSDPLSVRAGLFVEGGLLSDWQNQTPSRGRNSNSNNKSGSVSVSKSGSFGKSKASGSKIEPRKMGGNAIGYRYPALDFEKGNNGDNSIDESHPIVLVDSKENQIVAYVDQMPSSEPRDVEFTYDYHSDFELGDGSHQGLGFQAETEGTSSYEKEINAGENINDEIGQMSEEILAEVSPPGKNSGFLSIGGMKLYTQDISDEESDEEDNRESLDEESNDTSEPGEAVGSSESDSSEDSSDSDLDIDDEVAEDYLEGIGGSDNVLNSKWLMEQVLDESDDDSSSNSFDETVEKLGGIALQDASREYGLKKPKSRKRYSKPSKENLSLAIDDLMLIKDPRTVSAKKKHVARFPRSWLLEAQKSKTSRNFPGEKKKHRKEMIAVKRRERMLLRGVDLEQINLKLERIVLDGVDMFSFQPMHSRDCSQVRRLAAIYSLRSGCQGSGKKRFVTVVRTQHTCMPSASDKVRLEKLIGAGDEDADFAVTDFSNLRSANRNRVKKTAKGSGEASEKKRSGKKSSYGNKVSYADQPMSFVSCGIMQSDAVEITAVDSQETNENRKDNSVVGSASLGSFEVHTKGFGSKMMAKMGFVEGGGLGKDGQGIAEPIEAIKRPKSLGLGMEFSESTSDPAGTKSDTGRTKSQKAQVSKSGGDPTRNRSQKIGASGSQRIGAFEQHTKGFGSKMMAKMGFVEGMGLGRDSQGILNPLGAVRRPKSRGLGAKG, encoded by the exons ATGGCTGGAGGTAGAAGGCGACCtgctaaaacccaaaaaaacaaaagcaatagCAATAatagcagcagcaacaacaaggGTAGAAGAAGAGGATCAGATCCTTTATCTGTTAGAGCTGGTTTGTTCGTTGAAGGTGGCTTGTTATCTGATTGGCAAAATCAAACCCCTTCTCGAg GGAGGAATTCCAATTCGAATAACAAATCTGGGTCTGTGTCTGTGTCCAAATCTGGAAGCTTTGGTAAAAGCAAAGCTTCTGGTTCTAAAATTGAACCTCGGAAAATGGGTGGGAATGCTATTGGATACCGATACCCTGCGCTTGACTTTGAG AAGGGCAATAATGGAGATAACAGTATAGATGAGTCGCACCCCATTGTTTTAGTGGATTCAAAGGAGAATCAAATTGTGGCTTATGTAGACCAAATGCCATCTTCAGAGCCTCGTGATGTGGAATTTACTTATGACTACCATTCAGATTTTGAGTTAGGTGATGGCTCTCATCAAGGCTTGGGATTCCAAGCTGAAACTGAAGGAACCTCATCCTATGAGAAGGAAATTAATGCCGGTGAGAACATTAATGATGAGATAGGTCAGATGTCTGAAGAAATTTTGGCCGAGGTTTCACCTCCAGGAAAAAATTCGGGGTTCTTGTCAATTGGAGGCATGAAATTATACACCCAAGATATATCTGATGAGGAAAGTGATGAAGAAGACAATAGAGAGTCTCTAGATGAGGAAAGCAATGACACTTCTGAGCCTGGAGAAGCAGTTGGATCGTCTGAAAGTGATAGCTCTGAAGACTCATCTGATAGTGATTTAGATATTGATGATGAAGTTGCAGAAGATTACTTAGAAGGAATTGGTGGAAGTGACAATGTTTTAAATTCCAAATGGTTGATGGAACAAGTTTTGGATGAGTCAGATGATGATAGTTCTAGCAACAGTTTTGATGAGACTGTAGAGAAGTTGGGTGGAATTGCTCTCCAGGATGCATCTAGGGAATATGGATTGAAGAAGCCCAAATCAAGGAAGAGATATTCCAAaccttccaaagagaatttgtCATTGGCAATAGATGACCTTATGCTCATAAAAGATCCAAGAACtgtttctgcaaaaaaaaagCATGTTGCTAGGTTTCCTCGATCTTGGCTTCTAGAGGCTCAAAAGAGTAAAACTTCCAGAAACTTTCCTG gtgaaaaaaagaaacatcGTAAAGAAATGATTGCTGTGAAACGTCGGGAGAGAATGCTGCTCCGGGGTGTTGATCTGGAGCAAATTAATTTG AAACTAGAGCGGATTGTATTGGATGGTGTGGATATGTTTTCTTTTCAACCTATGCATTCTCGTGATTGTTCCCAG GTACGACGATTAGCTGCAATATATAGCTTGCGAAGTGGCTGCCAAGGTTCTGGAAAGAAAAG aTTTGTAACAGTGGTGCGAACACAACATACATGTATGCCATCAGCAAGTGATAAAGTTCGCCTGGAAAAG CTGATAGGTGCTGGCGATGaggatgctgattttgctgtgACTGATTTCTCAAATTTAAGATCTGCCAATAGGAACAGGGTTAAGAAGACTGCTAAGGGCAGTGGTGAAGCAAGTGAGAAGAAACGGAGTGGGAAAAAGAGTTCATATGGCAATAAGGTTTCATATGCGGATCAACCCATGTCATTTGTATCATGTGGTATAATGCAATCAGATGCTGTTGAGATAACAGCAGTTGATTCGCAAGAGACAAATGAAAATCGTAAAGATAACAGTGTGGTAGGCTCGGCAAGTTTAGGTTCATTTGAGGTACACACCAAGGGATTTGGATCTAAAATGATGGCTAAAATGGGGTTTGTTGAAGGTGGAGGGTTAGGAAAGGATGGTCAAGGTATTGCAGAGCCCATCGAAGCTATCAAACGCCCTAAATCACTTGGATTGGGTATGGAGTTCTCTGAGTCAACTAGTGACCCAGCCGGGACCAAATCCGACACAGGCAGGACCAAATCCCAAAAGGCCCAAGTCTCCAAATCTGGCGGTGACCCAACAAGAAACAGGTCCCAAAAGATTGGAGCTTCTGGGTCCCAAAGGATTGGAGCTTTTGAACAGCATACGAAGGGGTTCGGATCAAAGATGATGGCAAAGATGGGTTTTGTTGAAGGCATGGGCTTGGGCAGAGATTCACAAGGCATACTCAATCCTTTGGGTGCTGTCAGGCGACCAAAATCTCGAGGATTGGGTGCCAAAGGTTAG